A window of Macaca mulatta isolate MMU2019108-1 chromosome 7, T2T-MMU8v2.0, whole genome shotgun sequence genomic DNA:
gCCTCTGTCCTCGCACCTCCCTTCCCCAGAGGCTGGTGCCCTTCTTGGATGGGGTGGGAGTTACCATCTGCTTCAGCTCGGCCAGCTGCTCCTCGAGTTGGTGATTGTGGGAGAGCACGTGGCTGATGGTGGTGTGGTCGTTCTGCACAGAGGACTGgcaggcctccccctgctcctcccaGAGCTTGGGTTTCCACTCCCACAGcatctcctcctgctcccggtTCAGGTGACTCAAGCCCTCATTGGTTTCCACCTGGGCTTGGAGCTGTCCTGCCAGATTCTCCAGCTCCTTCTGCAGGTGCTTGACCTCGGCTTGTAGCTGCTGCTCCACCTCTGAGGGTCCTGTTGGGGACTCCAGGTGTAGGGGTTCAGCTTAGAAAGGAAGCAGACAATAAGGGCCTCTGGATTTTCAAAAAATCCTCCTCTTGGTG
This region includes:
- the LOC100427553 gene encoding golgin subfamily A member 2-like, which codes for MQETSEQGPFPLCFGQLCTLKEKKYDMHQVQELETSLAKLKNQMAEPLHLESPTGPSEVEQQLQAEVKHLQKELENLAGQLQAQVETNEGLSHLNREQEEMLWEWKPKLWEEQGEACQSSVQNDHTTISHVLSHNHQLEEQLAELKQMEHLEATSQQNQQLQAQMSIMVLPGEDLFPTSFLVQNTGREAERMRRTSSV